The nucleotide window GACGTTTTGCACATCCAACAAAATGCTCGAAAACACCAACCCATTACCAGAAAACAATTCTGATTACGAGAACACCCATCCAACGCCCAAAATCACATCCACTTTCTCACTATTCTCCACTCCATCGTCAATTCCACACTCAGAGTCTCGCCCAACCCTCCGTTGCCGAACCAATTCACCACTCTCCAAGCACCAATGTAACAACAACGCTACAGCACCATCTCCCACGCCGTTTCACCTATTCACTCCCTCTTCCCCCAGACCCTCCTCACGCTTATCCAAAGTAATTAATAATCCCACACTCTTGCTCTTTATTCATTCTCAATTTTCTTCTAACCCTTTCTTCTAATTTCTCTGTGCAGAGCTCATGCGGAATCTGCACGCAGACTGTCAAAACCGGCCAAGGAAAGGCAATTTTCACTGCAGAGTGTTCTCACGTCTTTCACTTCCCATGCATAGCAGCTCACGTCAAAAAACACAGAATCCACACCTGCCCCGTCTGCAATGCTAACTGGAGCCAACTTCAACCCGCCGATGAAAACAAACCACAACACACCAAAACGACCAAGTCCTTTAAGATAAACAACTACAGCGACGACGAGCCACTCATGTCGCCAACTTCGCTCTCGCGTTTCAAGCCCATACCTGAATCCAACGAGAacgaagaggaggaagaggaagatgaagaacaAAATCGTGAACCAGAAAGCTTTCATGCCTCCTCATCGCTCAGAACCAGAAACATCGACGCCACCTTCGCTTCAGAGGCTGCGATTGTGGCATCCAATCGGAGCTCCGAGACATATGTTGCTCTGTTCAAGGTCATGGCTAGGCCGCGCAAAGCTGCAGCCAGTCGACCGCCCGTGGACCTTGTCACGGTACTCGACTTCGGAAACACTGTCTCCAGTAAGGAGCTTCGTATGCTGAAACGTTCCATGGAAGTTGTGATCTCCTTGCTTGGCTCTGCCGACCGTCTCTCCATCGTCGCATTCTCTGGTGCGTCGAAAAGGCTGTTTCCGCTGCGGAGGATGACAGGCCGCGGTCAGACTGCGGCGCGGCGAGTCGTCGACGCGCTTGCGGCCGTCGAGCTCCAGCGCGGCGAAACACCGGCTAGAAACGACGCGCTGAAGAAAGCCGCGAAGGTTCTGGAAGATCGACGGCAGAAGAACACCGTTGCCAAAATCATTCTCTTCACAAACGGCCACGAGGATCAGCGGTTGTCTACCACGCGCTTCGCGGTGCGTTCCCTCAGATACTCTAAGGAAGGCGCGTGTGACGACTCGCGGCATGACTCCGATTTCGCGACCCGCGTTGGGAATTTGTTGAGCGTGGTGGCAGAGGACTTTAAACTTGAATTAAAATTAGCTTCTCGCTCGGCCCCGGCGGAGATCGCTGCCGTATACTCTGTGGCCAAGGGTTGCACCGATGCTTTCTCGCCGAATTCCGTCGCCCTCGGCGATCTCTGCGCGGCTGAGGAGAGAGAGTTGCTGGTGGAGTTAAAAGTGCCAGCTGGCACAGCTTCTCGTGGGTTCCACCTCCGTTTTATAACCGTACGGTGCTCCCACCTTGACCCCTTCACTCAAGAGCTTGTTAATTCCAAGGAGCGTGAGTTAATCGTTCCGCGACCCCACACTGTTCGATCGTGTGATCCCAGGATCGAGCGGTTGAGGCGTTGCCACGTCAGCGCTCGAGCAGTAGCCGAGTCGAGAAGGATGGTGGCTCGCAATGATGTGTCTGGCGCGCTACATTTGCTATATTCAGCTCGAGCGACTCTGAGCCGCGAACAGGACGATGAGTGTTTGAGCTGGCTCGAAGCCGAACAATCCGATTTGAGGAGCCAAAAGTTAAATATGGGTAGCAGCTGGTTGGAGGAAAAAGGAGAGCCGCTGACGCCGATGTCGGCTTGGAGAGTAGCCGAGAAACTGGCTAAAGTGGCTATTATGAGAAAGTCAATGAACAGAGTCAGTGACTTACATGGCTTCGAGGATGCCAGAttttaagtgtatttttttactgtatttattatttttgtagtttgtagaggaaaaaacaaataaaataaagtgttaataataaaaataccgTTTTCCTGTTTATGCATGGTTAAGAAAGTTGTAAGGCATTAATCTTTCCACTTCTTTTGTTTtactcataatttattatttataaattttcatactattataaattgttcagtatttcatatttttacGGTGCCCTGATAATAATAgttgagaaaagagaaattaaagaGGGAATTGTAAAGAAGAAAGGGtaaatctaaatataagaaTGGAGATGGGGAATTGTAGCAGAGTGGCCTAATAGGGACAAGCGGTACTTGACGGTCAGGGCCTTTCCTTCACAGAAAAGGAAGCGACTGTGATAGCCAAATGAAATGAGATTGGAAGTGgaaataagaaatgaatttaattGGGTTTGTAGCTTTTCTCCTTTTGTTTTCAAATGTACCTGATTCTTAATTGAAGGTGCCATTATTGGGTCTAATCAAAGAAATGTACAAAACTAGTGACAGGCAGCAATGGCTTTTGTTTTGTGGGTCTCATTTCAGACTTAGACAAAGGACGATGTCAAgtactttgaaattttttgtcaTTACATACACATTGCTCTTTaactttcaaattcttttaagaATGTAAGAATTGGAGCTATCCGAAAGCAGTGTAAGTGAGATTTTTTGTGACACCTCATCTTGAATTGGTCGAAACCTTATCTTGTATATTTTGCTTGGTGGCACTCATGTCATGTGTGGCGCACTACTATAGGCAGTGGGGTTTTGCTCCCATGGTGCCAAACAACAACTTCAAAAATGGCAAGCAAGTAAAATTATGATGAGAGAGAGGAAATTAAAAGGGTGGAGGAGGAGGTGCGTGCATgttctcttccttcttttcattatgcacatttttttatgataaagtCTTGTTTCAAAGTTGCGTACTTGTATAATCAGATTCATGTAATTGTACCTTAACTTTTATTGGAAATGCTTATCTGGTTATCGAGCTTCCTAGTTTCACGTGTCAGCtctttatgaagaaaaagtaTGTGGTGTGTGTAATACAAACAAATCTTAAGATGGTGCGTCAAA belongs to Vigna radiata var. radiata cultivar VC1973A unplaced genomic scaffold, Vradiata_ver6 scaffold_270, whole genome shotgun sequence and includes:
- the LOC106754806 gene encoding uncharacterized protein LOC106754806, encoding MVSGWRRTFCTSNKMLENTNPLPENNSDYENTHPTPKITSTFSLFSTPSSIPHSESRPTLRCRTNSPLSKHQCNNNATAPSPTPFHLFTPSSPRPSSRLSKSSCGICTQTVKTGQGKAIFTAECSHVFHFPCIAAHVKKHRIHTCPVCNANWSQLQPADENKPQHTKTTKSFKINNYSDDEPLMSPTSLSRFKPIPESNENEEEEEEDEEQNREPESFHASSSLRTRNIDATFASEAAIVASNRSSETYVALFKVMARPRKAAASRPPVDLVTVLDFGNTVSSKELRMLKRSMEVVISLLGSADRLSIVAFSGASKRLFPLRRMTGRGQTAARRVVDALAAVELQRGETPARNDALKKAAKVLEDRRQKNTVAKIILFTNGHEDQRLSTTRFAVRSLRYSKEGACDDSRHDSDFATRVGNLLSVVAEDFKLELKLASRSAPAEIAAVYSVAKGCTDAFSPNSVALGDLCAAEERELLVELKVPAGTASRGFHLRFITVRCSHLDPFTQELVNSKERELIVPRPHTVRSCDPRIERLRRCHVSARAVAESRRMVARNDVSGALHLLYSARATLSREQDDECLSWLEAEQSDLRSQKLNMGSSWLEEKGEPLTPMSAWRVAEKLAKVAIMRKSMNRVSDLHGFEDARF